From one Acidobacteriota bacterium genomic stretch:
- a CDS encoding IS91 family transposase gives MPRPRLEVADVFGRHGASFLEAYPASRTQRRTMRAIQQCRTATLGGHLDQCDSCGHIRPSYNSCRNRHCPKCQSLERDRWLAERQTELLPVHYFHVVFTVPDHIASIALQNKRVVYNILFRAAAETLRRIAADPKHLGAQIGFLAVLHTWGQTLLHHPHIHCVIPGGGISLDGSRWIGCRPKFFLPVKVLSRLFRGLFLHYLKLAFDKDQLSFHGQLAHLSDNSAFARLLGLCRNNKWHVYAKRPFGGPAQVLNYLGRYTHRVAISNNRLLSLQDGKVAFSWKDYRTGNANRTMTLAACEFIRRFLLHVLPDGFVRIRHYGLLSNCHRNEKLALCRQLIAESQPVEDLSAEPVPTERLAGDWKKRYELLTGESLEMCPLCHNGRMLRVQLLEPGAQLARRFQPEVVDSS, from the coding sequence ATGCCCAGGCCAAGGCTGGAAGTCGCCGACGTCTTTGGGCGGCACGGCGCGTCATTCCTCGAAGCATATCCGGCCTCCCGAACGCAGCGGCGCACGATGCGAGCGATCCAGCAATGCCGCACCGCCACGTTGGGTGGTCACCTGGATCAGTGTGACTCTTGCGGTCACATTCGCCCCTCTTACAACTCCTGCCGCAATCGGCATTGCCCCAAGTGCCAGTCACTGGAACGCGACCGATGGCTTGCCGAGCGTCAAACCGAGCTCTTGCCTGTCCACTACTTTCACGTCGTGTTCACTGTCCCGGACCACATAGCGTCTATAGCCCTGCAGAACAAGCGAGTCGTCTACAACATACTCTTCCGTGCGGCGGCTGAGACGCTCCGCCGCATCGCCGCTGATCCCAAGCATCTGGGCGCCCAGATCGGATTCCTGGCCGTGCTCCACACCTGGGGTCAAACTCTGTTGCACCATCCTCACATTCACTGCGTGATTCCTGGCGGCGGCATCTCGCTCGACGGCTCGCGCTGGATCGGCTGCCGCCCGAAGTTCTTTCTCCCTGTCAAAGTCCTTTCCCGCTTGTTTCGCGGCTTGTTCCTTCACTACCTCAAGCTCGCCTTTGACAAAGATCAGTTGAGCTTTCACGGACAACTCGCTCACCTGTCTGACAACTCAGCGTTCGCTCGGCTGCTGGGCCTGTGCCGCAACAATAAATGGCACGTCTACGCCAAGCGCCCGTTCGGGGGACCGGCTCAAGTGCTCAACTACCTTGGCCGGTACACTCACCGCGTGGCTATCTCAAACAACCGCTTGCTGAGTTTGCAAGACGGCAAGGTCGCCTTTTCGTGGAAGGACTATCGAACTGGCAACGCTAACCGAACCATGACTCTGGCCGCTTGCGAGTTCATTCGCCGGTTTCTGCTCCACGTGTTGCCCGACGGCTTTGTCCGAATCCGTCACTACGGCTTGCTGAGCAACTGTCACCGTAATGAGAAACTCGCTTTGTGCCGCCAACTCATCGCGGAGTCACAACCAGTTGAAGATCTCTCCGCTGAGCCTGTACCTACAGAACGCCTGGCTGGTGATTGGAAGAAGAGATATGAGCTGCTGACCGGCGAGTCTTTGGAGATGTGTCCCCTCTGCCACAACGGGCGAATGCTCCGCGTCCAGCTACTTGAGCCCGGCGCTCAGCTTGCCAGGCGATTTCAACCCGAGGTCGTCGATTCATCATGA
- a CDS encoding tyrosine-type recombinase/integrase: protein MESLRQTAPPGQTTTLRQRMLEDMIVRNFSPNTQRAYVDRVAQFARYFRRSPELLGPKHIHAYQVFLAQTKKASWSTFNQAVCALRFLYRITLEKDWVIRHIPYPKQEKKLPVVLSLEEVIRLFDAIGSLKYRAILMTAYSAGLRVSEVVSLRVSDIDSGRMVIRIQQAKGRKDRYVMLSPRLLLVLREYWKAARPAFWLFQGSGPDTHISTHSVRDACRKAASCAGLTKHVTPHTLRHSFATHLLEAGADVRTIQILLGHRSLRTTAVYTHVSADTLRATPSPLDLLPDSTRP, encoded by the coding sequence ATGGAATCTCTACGTCAGACTGCGCCGCCAGGTCAAACCACAACTTTGCGGCAACGTATGCTCGAAGACATGATCGTCCGCAACTTCTCGCCAAACACCCAGCGCGCCTACGTCGATCGAGTCGCCCAGTTCGCTCGCTACTTCCGGCGCTCTCCCGAACTGCTCGGACCCAAACACATCCACGCCTACCAGGTCTTTCTCGCCCAAACCAAGAAAGCCTCCTGGTCCACCTTCAACCAGGCTGTGTGCGCTCTCCGATTCCTCTACCGAATCACTCTGGAAAAGGACTGGGTCATCCGGCACATCCCTTACCCCAAACAGGAGAAAAAGCTCCCGGTTGTCTTGAGCCTCGAGGAAGTCATCCGGTTGTTTGACGCAATCGGAAGCCTCAAGTACCGCGCCATCTTGATGACTGCTTACTCGGCCGGGCTTCGCGTCTCTGAGGTTGTCTCCTTGCGGGTCTCCGACATCGACTCCGGGCGAATGGTCATCCGCATTCAGCAAGCCAAGGGCCGTAAGGATCGCTACGTGATGCTCTCGCCCCGGCTGCTGCTGGTGTTGCGCGAGTACTGGAAGGCGGCCCGCCCCGCCTTCTGGTTGTTCCAGGGGTCTGGGCCTGACACTCACATAAGCACTCACTCGGTCCGCGACGCCTGCCGCAAGGCTGCCAGTTGTGCCGGCCTCACCAAGCACGTCACTCCGCACACGCTTCGTCACTCATTTGCCACTCACTTGCTTGAAGCCGGCGCCGACGTGCGGACGATCCAGATTCTGCTCGGTCATCGCAGTCTGCGCACCACCGCCGTGTACACCCATGTATCGGCTGATACGTTGCGGGCGACGCCAAGCCCGCTCGATCTGCTGCCTGATTCAACCCGGCCGTAG